The following are encoded in a window of Rubellicoccus peritrichatus genomic DNA:
- a CDS encoding DUF2867 domain-containing protein: MRILVTGATGYIGGRMIPRLLGKGHSVAVLVRDPRRIEGRDWFHAVEVIVGDLLDRDGEWMQKLVGFDAAYYFVHSMSGGGDFQNLDVQAASNFCQAAKGIPHTIYLGGLLPKSDKVSRHLTSRAETGETLRQQLAVTEFRAGPIIGSGSASFEMVRYLTERLPIMVTPKWVANLVQPIAVRDVLAYLIAALDKEPLGVVEIGIPEPITFKEMMLGYASSRGLSRWIYPLPVLTPGLAARWVGFVTPIPNSLAVPLIEGVVHPVVADVARAQKLFPKIEPIGYDEAVEYALIKITHREVETRWSGALGSGSTYRLSDWEGTIREERTIHVKASPEATFRAFCSLGGERGWLAMDWAWKVRGWMDKLSGGPGLRRGRRDPVELLPGEPLDFWRVEEVRSPKILRLRAEMKVPGRAWLQWEAWEEGEGTRLVQCALFRPQGFPGVIYWYSLYLIHKYIFSAMVRGVAHIAESE, from the coding sequence ATGCGCATACTGGTTACCGGAGCTACTGGTTACATTGGTGGACGAATGATTCCGCGGCTTTTGGGCAAGGGGCATTCTGTTGCTGTCCTTGTGCGTGACCCCAGGCGAATTGAAGGCCGTGATTGGTTTCATGCCGTTGAAGTTATCGTAGGTGATCTACTGGATCGTGATGGAGAATGGATGCAAAAGCTGGTTGGTTTTGATGCTGCATATTATTTTGTCCATTCGATGAGTGGAGGAGGCGATTTTCAGAATTTGGATGTTCAGGCTGCAAGTAACTTTTGCCAGGCGGCAAAGGGTATTCCGCACACAATTTATCTTGGAGGCCTCCTTCCAAAAAGTGATAAAGTCTCAAGGCATTTAACGAGCCGTGCAGAAACCGGGGAGACTTTACGGCAACAGTTAGCAGTGACAGAGTTTCGGGCTGGCCCAATTATCGGATCGGGGTCGGCTAGCTTTGAAATGGTTCGTTATCTGACTGAGCGTCTACCAATCATGGTAACGCCCAAGTGGGTGGCAAATCTTGTTCAGCCAATTGCGGTGCGAGATGTTCTTGCTTATTTAATAGCTGCTCTGGATAAGGAGCCGCTCGGGGTTGTGGAAATCGGTATTCCGGAGCCAATTACATTCAAGGAGATGATGTTGGGATATGCCAGCTCCCGTGGACTTAGTCGCTGGATTTATCCATTGCCTGTTCTGACACCTGGCCTGGCGGCGCGCTGGGTTGGGTTTGTTACGCCGATTCCAAATTCGCTCGCAGTTCCTTTGATTGAAGGTGTGGTTCATCCAGTGGTTGCAGATGTTGCCAGGGCACAAAAGTTGTTCCCTAAAATTGAGCCTATTGGTTATGATGAGGCTGTTGAATATGCGTTGATCAAAATCACGCATCGCGAAGTCGAAACACGCTGGAGTGGGGCTCTTGGAAGTGGTTCAACGTATCGCTTGTCTGATTGGGAAGGAACCATTCGCGAAGAGCGAACGATTCATGTCAAAGCGAGCCCGGAGGCGACATTCCGTGCATTTTGCAGTCTTGGGGGCGAGCGAGGATGGCTTGCCATGGACTGGGCCTGGAAGGTGCGCGGATGGATGGACAAACTATCCGGTGGGCCTGGATTAAGGCGTGGAAGACGTGATCCGGTAGAGCTCCTTCCGGGGGAGCCACTTGACTTTTGGCGTGTTGAGGAAGTGAGGTCGCCTAAGATTTTGCGATTACGAGCTGAGATGAAAGTGCCGGGTCGCGCCTGGCTTCAGTGGGAAGCATGGGAGGAAGGCGAAGGGACTCGATTGGTCCAGTGTGCACTTTTTCGCCCCCAGGGTTTTCCGGGAGTCATTTATTGGTACAGTTTATATTTGATACATAAGTATATTTTCAGCGCAATGGTTCGTGGGGTTGCACACATCGCTGAAAGTGAGTAA
- a CDS encoding CARDB domain-containing protein — protein sequence MKKLLRYIAPILVFSPVLLQAGDLKLSGLTSNDLTPDPGDLITLTWTAEAVDDKFVDSSTQGIYIGDNDSIGRNRGGDLIGTEPLGKLGGFFFETTKEVATVKLPDDLEPGRTYYIRAWADYLEEVDEDDDGNNGSNAIQITVRGPDLTAEDLEVTNIERSQPLAPITVSPGDELELSWTAYNRGSRSSSLLNFSQQAVIWSNDTIYSEDDVILDREPLGILTAGGDSPEKTTVNVPDDVVAGQTYFLMVFADADEEFSEERETNNLSNFIEVRIPSDGTDEEIIVTGRRYLVDGYTDYGDGWYDSWMGTVNVNAWPWVFQVDIGWFYAGADGNSNESSWFYALHPRLLTWFWIAEETDGWFYGQPSGQFLNWWYFAGEASDADDEFFFIFSLDGQTTIIGSDAS from the coding sequence ATGAAAAAACTGTTACGTTACATTGCTCCGATTTTGGTATTTTCTCCTGTACTGCTTCAAGCGGGAGATCTCAAACTCTCCGGTCTAACATCGAACGACCTGACACCTGATCCAGGTGATTTAATAACGCTTACCTGGACAGCGGAAGCTGTGGATGATAAATTCGTCGATTCATCGACCCAGGGTATTTATATTGGAGATAATGATAGCATAGGGCGTAACCGAGGAGGAGACCTGATCGGGACGGAGCCTTTAGGTAAGCTGGGAGGCTTTTTCTTTGAGACTACGAAAGAGGTAGCGACGGTTAAGCTTCCGGATGACCTTGAGCCTGGTCGGACCTATTATATTCGCGCCTGGGCGGATTACCTGGAGGAAGTTGACGAAGACGACGATGGGAATAACGGTAGTAATGCCATTCAGATTACGGTTCGCGGGCCTGATCTTACTGCCGAAGACCTTGAGGTCACTAATATTGAGCGATCACAGCCTTTGGCTCCCATAACTGTGTCACCTGGTGATGAGCTCGAGCTGAGTTGGACTGCTTATAATCGAGGTAGTAGATCAAGTAGCCTTCTCAACTTCTCGCAACAAGCTGTCATATGGTCAAATGACACAATATATTCAGAAGATGATGTTATTCTTGATCGCGAGCCGTTAGGGATATTAACGGCTGGAGGAGATTCTCCTGAGAAAACCACAGTGAATGTGCCGGATGATGTGGTTGCTGGACAGACCTATTTTCTCATGGTTTTCGCAGATGCGGATGAAGAGTTTTCCGAAGAACGTGAAACCAATAATCTCAGCAATTTTATCGAAGTTCGAATCCCGTCAGATGGTACGGATGAAGAGATTATTGTCACAGGACGACGCTATCTCGTTGATGGCTATACCGATTATGGAGATGGTTGGTATGACTCATGGATGGGCACCGTAAACGTTAATGCCTGGCCCTGGGTTTTCCAGGTTGATATCGGTTGGTTCTATGCCGGAGCTGATGGAAACAGTAACGAAAGCAGTTGGTTTTATGCACTTCACCCGCGTTTGTTGACTTGGTTCTGGATTGCCGAAGAGACTGATGGCTGGTTCTACGGACAGCCTTCTGGCCAGTTCCTAAACTGGTGGTACTTTGCCGGTGAAGCCAGTGATGCAGATGACGAGTTCTTTTTTATCTTTTCGCTTGATGGTCAGACAACGATCATAGGCAGCGATGCTTCCTAG
- the gatB gene encoding Asp-tRNA(Asn)/Glu-tRNA(Gln) amidotransferase subunit GatB — MEYEAVIGLEVHVQLKTQSKMFTRAPYAYGHEPNTLTDPVVLALPGVLPVMNAEAVRKSVALGLLLGCEIAPVCKWDRKNYFYPDSPKNYQISQFDQPLCLGGGVEIEMLGASRNVMGDHRTVKLTRIHLEEDVGKLTHFANDSLVDYNRAGAPLCEIVSEPDMHSAEEVFAFMTAIRNAIVGAGLSDCDMEKGQMRCDANISVRPVGESKLGTKVELKNMNSISGVRNAVAYEIKRQTFAMKTGSETIVQETRRWDPVQQVTQSMRMKEESHDYRYFPDPDLMPVEISPEYIEAVKAELPEMPFDRQRRYMEQYDLPYTITSVLCPDRELAEFFEEALASTDGKGTAKAVANLIVNELLRDLSAGEGEGRVPLSESVISPAHIGELVRITEEGVITKQIGREVWAEMSKSGLMPSTIVEEKGLAQEPGGDDGLEAIIAEVIADPKHAKAIGQFREGNAKALNSMVGPVMKATQGKANPAEVQKLFRKALE; from the coding sequence ATGGAATACGAAGCAGTCATTGGTTTAGAAGTTCACGTTCAGTTAAAAACGCAGTCAAAGATGTTTACTCGTGCGCCTTATGCCTATGGGCATGAGCCGAATACACTGACGGATCCTGTTGTGCTGGCTTTGCCCGGAGTGTTGCCGGTTATGAATGCAGAGGCAGTTCGCAAGAGTGTTGCCTTGGGTTTGTTGCTGGGGTGCGAGATTGCACCGGTTTGCAAATGGGACCGCAAGAACTACTTTTATCCCGATAGTCCAAAAAATTACCAAATCTCACAATTTGATCAACCACTTTGCCTGGGTGGCGGTGTTGAGATTGAGATGCTTGGTGCGTCTCGCAATGTCATGGGCGATCATCGCACGGTTAAGCTGACGCGTATTCACCTCGAAGAAGATGTTGGTAAGCTGACGCACTTTGCTAATGACAGTCTGGTCGACTACAACCGCGCCGGTGCGCCTTTATGCGAAATTGTGTCCGAGCCGGATATGCATTCCGCAGAAGAGGTGTTTGCATTCATGACAGCTATCCGTAATGCGATTGTCGGAGCTGGATTGTCGGACTGCGACATGGAGAAGGGGCAGATGCGTTGTGATGCCAACATTTCTGTTCGTCCAGTTGGCGAGTCAAAGCTCGGCACAAAAGTTGAGTTAAAAAACATGAACAGTATTTCTGGTGTTCGCAATGCAGTCGCTTATGAAATCAAGCGCCAGACTTTTGCGATGAAGACCGGCAGTGAGACAATTGTTCAGGAAACGCGACGCTGGGACCCGGTTCAGCAGGTTACTCAGTCTATGCGGATGAAGGAAGAGTCCCATGACTACCGTTATTTTCCTGATCCTGACCTGATGCCGGTCGAGATTTCACCGGAGTATATCGAGGCGGTAAAAGCAGAGCTTCCCGAGATGCCTTTCGATCGTCAGCGTCGATACATGGAACAGTACGATTTGCCTTACACGATTACATCTGTGCTTTGCCCGGATCGTGAGCTGGCAGAGTTTTTTGAGGAAGCATTGGCTTCTACTGATGGAAAAGGAACTGCCAAGGCGGTTGCTAACCTGATCGTCAATGAGCTTTTACGTGATCTTTCCGCCGGCGAAGGCGAAGGACGTGTCCCTCTGTCCGAAAGTGTGATTTCACCGGCTCATATTGGTGAGCTGGTTCGTATCACAGAAGAGGGTGTTATTACCAAACAGATTGGTCGGGAGGTTTGGGCGGAGATGTCAAAAAGTGGTCTGATGCCTTCAACCATTGTCGAAGAAAAAGGCCTGGCTCAGGAGCCAGGTGGAGACGATGGACTTGAAGCGATCATTGCCGAGGTGATTGCTGATCCCAAGCATGCCAAAGCTATTGGGCAGTTCCGTGAAGGTAATGCCAAGGCGCTGAATTCGATGGTCGGTCCGGTGATGAAAGCAACACAAGGCAAGGCAAACCCTGCAGAAGTTCAGAAGTTGTTCCGTAAGGCTTTGGAGTAG
- the gatA gene encoding Asp-tRNA(Asn)/Glu-tRNA(Gln) amidotransferase subunit GatA, protein MSDLISKTATELSALLAAGESSSVEIAKAFLTRSEQVEPKVQAFNSLDQAHVLAQANASDHRRKDGKVLGPLDGIPVALKDVIAEKGQPLTASSQMLKDFVSPYDAHVTEQLKGQGVVLTGRCNLDEFAMGSSTENSGFEPSRNPWNTDCVPGGSSGGSAACVAAGEVPLSLGSDTGGSIRQPAAFCGVVGMKPTYGLVSRYGLIAFASSLDQIGPFAHTVDDAALLLQAIVGHDRRDSTSFKREVPDYSKSIADAADRKFTLGVPKEYFGDGLDPEVRAAVQGAIDWYAANGCEIVEVSLPTTELAVPVYYIIAPAEASSNLSRYDGIRYTHRSKEAKDAIDIYYKSRAEGFGPEVKRRIILGTYALSSGYYDAFYLKAQKVRTLIRNDFNDAFAKCDALLTPTTPTPAFQFGEKTDDPLAMYLSDIFTINVNLAGIPALSLPCGLSSSGLPIGLQVIGQAFQEANLLAVAKKYEQAHDWARKSPTIG, encoded by the coding sequence GTGAGCGATTTAATTTCCAAAACAGCCACCGAACTTTCCGCGCTGCTTGCCGCAGGCGAATCATCTTCGGTTGAGATAGCAAAAGCATTCCTGACTCGTTCCGAGCAGGTCGAGCCGAAGGTGCAGGCTTTTAATTCCCTGGACCAGGCGCATGTCCTGGCTCAGGCAAATGCAAGTGACCATCGGCGAAAGGATGGAAAGGTGTTGGGCCCGCTCGATGGTATTCCGGTTGCGTTGAAGGATGTGATTGCAGAAAAAGGCCAGCCCTTGACGGCGTCGAGTCAGATGCTGAAGGATTTTGTTTCACCCTACGATGCACATGTCACAGAGCAGTTGAAAGGGCAGGGTGTTGTCCTGACCGGTCGTTGCAATCTGGACGAGTTTGCAATGGGTTCTTCAACGGAAAACAGTGGCTTTGAGCCGTCGCGCAATCCATGGAATACCGATTGTGTGCCGGGTGGCAGCAGCGGTGGTAGTGCGGCCTGCGTTGCAGCTGGTGAAGTGCCTCTATCGCTTGGCAGTGATACGGGAGGCTCGATTCGTCAACCTGCGGCCTTTTGTGGTGTGGTTGGGATGAAGCCAACCTACGGGCTGGTGTCGCGCTATGGTTTGATCGCCTTTGCATCATCGCTCGATCAGATCGGACCGTTTGCACATACCGTGGATGATGCGGCCCTGCTGTTGCAGGCAATTGTCGGGCATGATCGCCGGGATTCAACTTCGTTCAAGAGAGAGGTCCCGGATTACAGTAAGTCTATCGCTGATGCCGCGGATCGTAAATTTACTCTTGGCGTTCCAAAGGAATACTTCGGCGATGGTCTCGACCCGGAAGTCCGTGCTGCGGTGCAGGGCGCGATTGACTGGTACGCTGCCAACGGCTGTGAAATCGTGGAAGTCTCTTTGCCGACGACAGAGTTGGCGGTGCCGGTTTATTACATTATCGCTCCGGCTGAGGCGTCCTCAAATCTCTCTCGTTACGATGGCATTCGTTATACTCATCGCAGCAAGGAGGCGAAAGACGCGATCGATATTTATTACAAGAGTCGGGCCGAGGGTTTTGGCCCGGAGGTGAAGCGCCGGATCATACTTGGTACTTATGCACTCTCCAGCGGTTACTACGACGCTTTCTATTTAAAGGCTCAAAAAGTCCGCACACTCATCCGTAACGATTTCAATGATGCCTTTGCGAAATGCGATGCCTTGCTTACACCAACGACGCCAACGCCTGCGTTTCAGTTTGGTGAGAAAACGGATGATCCACTCGCGATGTATCTCAGCGACATTTTCACCATCAATGTCAACCTTGCCGGCATCCCTGCGTTGAGTTTGCCTTGCGGTTTATCAAGCAGTGGTTTGCCAATCGGCCTGCAAGTCATCGGCCAGGCCTTCCAGGAAGCGAACCTTCTCGCCGTTGCCAAGAAATACGAACAAGCCCACGACTGGGCCAGGAAGTCACCGACGATTGGTTAA
- the gatC gene encoding Asp-tRNA(Asn)/Glu-tRNA(Gln) amidotransferase subunit GatC, whose protein sequence is MSETDLNIDDVARLARLELTDDEKVTYAKQLEQVLGHMDKLNAVNIDGVEPMAHAFSLTNVLEADEAREPLSPEAALQNAPEQRDQQFVVPKVVEDA, encoded by the coding sequence ATGTCAGAAACCGATCTCAATATCGACGATGTCGCCCGCCTTGCCCGGCTGGAGCTGACTGATGATGAAAAAGTTACCTACGCCAAACAGCTGGAGCAAGTGCTTGGCCACATGGATAAACTCAACGCCGTCAATATTGATGGAGTTGAGCCGATGGCCCATGCTTTTTCGCTGACAAATGTGCTGGAGGCCGACGAGGCCCGGGAACCGCTTTCACCTGAAGCCGCCTTGCAGAATGCACCAGAGCAGCGTGATCAGCAGTTTGTTGTGCCCAAGGTCGTCGAAGACGCGTAA
- a CDS encoding histidine-type phosphatase, whose translation MKRKILLIALFGALFSLNAKAQLWSGAGGDPNGWKYVSWFGWFWSENEDAGWLYHETLEWMYASSQSQDDIFFWTNDLEWMFSGNGTYPAFYSDSLKKWFLYQTEDISVYSVYPLQWWDFDANLYISRDNLAFQVQPTNPLGNDYTLEKTLVLIRHGQRYPIQNTTNGKQWTMTGELTTTGKMEEQYLGSIFKDKLAALSLTTQNTYITADGNKSATPPSRTVQSAEYFTVGLGLYSTADDVPITSPSESNDPFKGRLYCDNTTANNLVSAAMSSSAWATLESSFTNTYQQRWQTDSGLSTVTFYNSPCNSSTSNDTATSICMYNLADYLQFNWINGDSLPQGFTTQDIVQSWNFFNSTENLIYSHPFVGWWQSKPLLEVFNNALSGKDPMGSGSDNDDVFFLFGGHDGNIWPVVSALGTGLPQNPIFASFVEISVYDKGGDKFVYASYNGNALDLSSISGNSDPCPLATFQQYLTNGPSTTSQ comes from the coding sequence ATGAAAAGGAAAATCCTGCTGATCGCGCTCTTTGGAGCACTTTTCTCACTCAACGCAAAAGCACAACTCTGGTCCGGAGCCGGCGGAGACCCCAATGGCTGGAAATATGTCAGCTGGTTCGGCTGGTTCTGGAGCGAAAACGAAGATGCCGGATGGCTCTACCATGAAACTTTGGAATGGATGTATGCCTCCAGCCAAAGTCAGGACGATATCTTCTTCTGGACGAACGATCTGGAGTGGATGTTCTCAGGCAACGGCACCTATCCCGCCTTCTACTCCGACTCGCTTAAGAAGTGGTTTCTATACCAAACGGAAGACATATCGGTTTACTCGGTTTATCCGCTACAGTGGTGGGATTTCGATGCGAACCTCTACATTTCACGCGACAATTTAGCTTTCCAGGTTCAACCAACCAACCCTCTCGGCAACGACTACACACTGGAAAAGACGCTCGTACTTATCCGACATGGGCAACGCTATCCCATACAAAACACGACTAACGGCAAACAGTGGACCATGACCGGTGAGTTAACCACTACTGGTAAAATGGAAGAGCAATACCTTGGGAGTATTTTCAAGGACAAGCTGGCGGCATTATCCCTCACCACGCAAAACACATACATAACCGCCGATGGCAACAAGTCTGCCACACCACCAAGTCGGACCGTGCAGAGTGCTGAATACTTTACCGTAGGCCTGGGGCTCTACTCAACTGCTGACGATGTCCCGATCACATCTCCAAGTGAATCAAACGATCCATTTAAAGGGAGGTTATATTGTGATAACACAACTGCCAACAATTTAGTTTCAGCAGCTATGTCATCAAGTGCATGGGCCACACTGGAATCCAGCTTTACGAATACCTATCAGCAACGCTGGCAAACCGATTCTGGTCTTAGCACTGTTACTTTCTATAACTCTCCCTGTAACAGTTCAACTAGTAATGATACTGCTACTTCCATATGCATGTATAATCTGGCCGATTACTTACAATTTAACTGGATCAACGGCGATTCCCTTCCACAAGGATTCACGACTCAGGATATCGTCCAGTCATGGAACTTCTTCAATTCAACCGAAAATCTCATATACAGCCATCCATTCGTCGGATGGTGGCAATCGAAACCTCTGCTTGAAGTCTTCAACAATGCTTTAAGTGGAAAAGACCCGATGGGCTCGGGAAGCGATAACGATGATGTGTTCTTCCTTTTCGGCGGTCATGACGGCAACATTTGGCCAGTCGTCAGCGCATTGGGAACCGGACTACCCCAGAATCCCATTTTTGCTTCGTTTGTCGAAATCTCAGTTTACGACAAGGGAGGAGATAAATTCGTCTACGCGTCTTACAATGGCAATGCCCTGGATCTTTCGTCGATCTCGGGCAATTCCGATCCATGCCCACTCGCAACTTTTCAGCAATACCTGACCAACGGTCCCTCTACTACGAGCCAATAG
- a CDS encoding SanA/YdcF family protein, whose translation MNKKRIFRLLLTGLILGLICSVGAILISRQIIDTVSDKKTFSDANFLPKSDVALVLGCSRYLSDGRENLFFRNRINAAVDVFKSGKVEFILVSGDNHRIDYDEPTDMKGALIEKGIPAGRIYCDYAGFSTLDSIVRAKEVFGQSQVVVISQEFHNKRAIFIGEQRGLDVYGYNAAEVGTFISFKTKAREELAKVKAVIDVWVLGREPRFLGEAVEIGA comes from the coding sequence ATGAACAAAAAAAGAATCTTCCGCTTACTCCTGACTGGACTCATCCTCGGCCTGATTTGCTCAGTGGGAGCTATCCTCATTTCACGCCAGATCATCGATACAGTATCGGACAAAAAGACTTTTTCAGATGCAAACTTTTTGCCCAAATCAGACGTAGCCCTTGTTCTGGGCTGCTCAAGATATCTGTCTGACGGACGTGAAAACTTGTTTTTCAGGAATCGCATCAACGCGGCCGTTGACGTTTTCAAATCCGGCAAAGTCGAATTCATTCTGGTTAGTGGAGACAACCATCGCATCGACTATGATGAACCCACTGACATGAAAGGCGCCCTCATCGAAAAAGGTATACCAGCAGGGCGCATCTATTGCGATTATGCTGGCTTTAGTACGCTCGATTCCATCGTGCGGGCAAAAGAAGTATTTGGCCAAAGCCAGGTCGTTGTCATATCTCAGGAATTTCACAATAAGCGAGCGATTTTCATAGGCGAACAACGCGGGCTCGACGTCTATGGTTACAACGCCGCCGAAGTCGGCACTTTCATATCATTCAAAACAAAAGCCCGCGAAGAACTCGCCAAAGTCAAAGCAGTCATCGACGTCTGGGTGCTCGGACGTGAACCCAGGTTTTTGGGAGAGGCTGTTGAGATTGGTGCTTGA
- the pheT gene encoding phenylalanine--tRNA ligase subunit beta, giving the protein MKISLNWLKDYISLTATAEEVAEALPMLGLEVEATEQFGMPPMENLVVGEVLSREQHPNADRLGVCQVKTSADEEPRQIVCGATNYKVGDRIPVALPGCRLPGDFKIKKSKLRGVESHGMMCSAKELGLGNDHEGLLILSDRPEIGTPMNEVFPDNDTVFEIELTANRGDCLGQIGVARDLAAYFDLEVALPQVAAHVAEGEGLISGVDVSTDNCPYYTVWSIRGVKITESPGWLKRRLEAVGLRPINNVVDVTNYVLMETGQPLHAFDSKKIAGGKLIVRQATAAEKITTLDEKEHKLDERDMVIADTEKPLVIAGVMGSLAAEVDDTTTDVVLESAWFKPGSVRGTSRRHNIHTDSSYRFARDVDPAGVDLWGRRAIDLILQLAGGEVSGPCLVHGEAPRGDRVIEIDAAYVRRVCGYDATEEQIVEVFTSLGFVVRDRKSGGWAVTVPSFRPEVDRPIDLVEEFVRIHGTRNIPARPVKATGLHRHDAPLAVFNHKAQDLLSAKQFQECCHYSLCDADQLKTSGSSDAEEKSLSLANPLTSEMSHIRSSLIPGLLNALRLNRSRGNVVRRLFETGQVFRGGEGELTELGSVAFLIAVDEPERTWLEREKPDFFTAKSLVDEVATLTGVSELGWKSLVDSTYWQDGHAAEAQSDGVQVKAGLLSIEMLKAQNIEGLVLAGEIIFNNESLKDTTSSTAHFQPFSDYPASERDLALVVDQAEPAVDVVTRFEAAAQAAAGDAFTAEKVAVFDVYSGKGLPEGKKSLGLSIAFRAADRTLKEKEVNTAFDKIQTEMKDAGYAIRE; this is encoded by the coding sequence ATGAAAATTTCACTTAACTGGCTTAAAGACTATATATCACTCACTGCCACGGCAGAGGAAGTCGCTGAGGCACTCCCCATGCTTGGTCTTGAAGTTGAGGCAACGGAACAATTCGGTATGCCGCCAATGGAAAATCTCGTTGTGGGCGAGGTACTATCGCGTGAGCAACACCCGAATGCCGACCGTCTCGGGGTTTGTCAGGTCAAGACATCTGCAGATGAGGAACCGCGTCAGATTGTTTGCGGTGCGACCAATTATAAGGTGGGTGATCGCATACCGGTGGCTCTTCCTGGGTGTCGTTTGCCTGGTGATTTCAAGATCAAGAAAAGCAAACTGCGCGGAGTGGAAAGCCATGGCATGATGTGCTCAGCCAAGGAGCTCGGCCTGGGCAATGATCACGAGGGTTTGCTCATTCTTAGCGACCGTCCGGAAATCGGCACTCCGATGAATGAAGTCTTTCCGGATAATGACACTGTTTTTGAAATCGAGCTAACCGCCAATCGTGGAGACTGCCTCGGGCAGATCGGCGTCGCCCGTGATCTGGCAGCTTACTTCGACCTTGAAGTCGCGCTTCCACAGGTCGCAGCACATGTTGCTGAAGGCGAAGGCTTGATCAGTGGTGTTGATGTTTCCACGGATAATTGCCCGTATTACACTGTCTGGAGTATTCGTGGTGTTAAAATCACTGAAAGCCCGGGCTGGCTGAAGCGTCGTCTCGAAGCTGTTGGCTTGCGTCCGATTAACAATGTGGTCGACGTCACCAACTATGTTCTAATGGAAACAGGGCAGCCTTTGCATGCGTTTGATTCCAAAAAGATTGCGGGTGGTAAGCTCATTGTTCGCCAGGCAACTGCTGCTGAAAAAATCACAACCCTGGACGAGAAGGAGCACAAACTGGACGAGCGTGATATGGTTATCGCGGACACGGAAAAGCCTCTTGTCATTGCCGGTGTGATGGGCAGTCTGGCCGCCGAGGTGGATGACACGACGACTGATGTCGTTTTGGAAAGTGCGTGGTTCAAACCAGGTTCAGTTCGCGGAACGAGTCGTCGTCATAACATCCATACTGACAGCTCTTACCGTTTTGCCCGCGATGTGGATCCGGCAGGTGTTGACCTGTGGGGCCGTCGTGCGATTGATTTAATTTTGCAACTTGCAGGCGGTGAGGTTTCTGGTCCGTGCCTCGTTCATGGGGAAGCTCCACGAGGTGACCGTGTGATTGAAATTGATGCTGCGTATGTTCGTCGTGTCTGTGGGTATGATGCCACTGAAGAACAGATTGTTGAAGTCTTCACTTCGCTTGGTTTCGTTGTCCGTGATCGTAAGTCAGGTGGCTGGGCAGTGACTGTTCCGTCGTTCCGCCCGGAAGTGGATCGCCCGATTGATCTTGTTGAAGAGTTTGTTCGCATCCATGGCACACGGAATATTCCGGCAAGACCAGTCAAGGCTACCGGGCTACATCGCCATGATGCGCCACTCGCCGTCTTCAATCACAAGGCGCAGGACTTATTGTCTGCCAAACAGTTTCAAGAATGCTGTCACTACAGTCTTTGTGATGCGGACCAGTTAAAAACATCCGGCAGTTCGGATGCCGAAGAGAAGTCACTTTCCTTGGCCAATCCATTGACGAGTGAAATGAGTCATATCCGTTCGTCATTGATTCCTGGATTGCTTAATGCACTTCGCCTCAACCGTTCCCGTGGCAATGTAGTGCGCCGTTTATTTGAAACGGGTCAGGTATTCCGTGGTGGAGAAGGTGAGCTGACCGAGCTGGGTTCAGTTGCTTTTCTCATTGCGGTGGATGAGCCGGAGCGCACATGGCTTGAGCGTGAGAAACCGGATTTCTTTACGGCTAAGTCACTAGTGGACGAAGTCGCAACTTTGACTGGTGTGTCTGAACTTGGTTGGAAGTCCCTCGTTGATAGCACTTATTGGCAAGATGGGCATGCTGCCGAAGCTCAGTCCGATGGTGTGCAGGTTAAAGCCGGTTTGCTTTCGATTGAGATGTTGAAGGCGCAAAACATTGAAGGACTCGTCCTCGCCGGTGAGATCATTTTCAACAATGAATCACTCAAAGATACCACGTCATCGACAGCACATTTTCAGCCTTTTAGTGATTATCCGGCTTCCGAACGTGACCTGGCACTTGTGGTGGATCAAGCAGAGCCTGCGGTTGATGTTGTAACCAGGTTTGAAGCCGCTGCTCAAGCCGCCGCTGGTGATGCATTCACTGCCGAGAAGGTCGCAGTCTTTGACGTCTATTCAGGCAAGGGTTTACCCGAGGGTAAGAAAAGCCTCGGGCTCTCCATCGCATTCCGCGCTGCAGATCGCACGTTAAAGGAGAAAGAAGTCAACACTGCCTTCGATAAAATCCAGACCGAAATGAAAGACGCAGGTTACGCAATCAGGGAGTAG